One stretch of Saccharopolyspora erythraea DNA includes these proteins:
- a CDS encoding putative bifunctional diguanylate cyclase/phosphodiesterase has protein sequence MGTSYVPMTSAEVEGRLCGYTDRLVDALLSDPFDAAPARDVGVDLVGVHFTSAESLARTVDLIGANLLRTLKLGPGPDWDCRIAALQGAVCSGFVQAVRKRTLDEQEAIRQAVLDARDSVEQALRTSEARFRAIFTEAAIGIGIADMSGRILEVNASLRRILGRPAEKLRGSMVNDWIHPADNAGIWRLYEEMVRGERDQYRVEKKFSRPDGGTVWTEMIVSLVRGEDGLPLYQVAMIEDVTDRRLLQERLRHQAMHDPLTGLPNRALFLEKLGVALENHGPGERVALCYMDLDGFKVINDSLGHHVGDDLLVAVSERLALSARGENRLVARMGGDEFVILVQDSPGTEQAVEVADRVLDALVEPIRIGGHELSVSASIGIVERPVRGQTAAELMRDADVTLYWAKAEGKGQWALFDPDRNATEVAQFRLSAKMPAALDNEEFYVEYQPLIGLRDFGVVGVEALVRWWHPELGRLGPDRFIGLAEETGLIVPLGRWVLRQACRQARQWQDEFGDAAPFVSVNLAVRQSRDPKLVDDVAAILRETGLEPSRLQLELTESAIMGTADEPLDALRALSRMGVRIAIDDFGTGYSNLAYLRHLPVHELKIAGSFMEGLRDAERADPVDARIVGTLVDLAHALGLTVTAEGVETHAQARRVADIGCETGQGYFFARPCSPERINAIIADHLA, from the coding sequence ATGGGAACCAGCTACGTGCCGATGACCAGCGCCGAAGTGGAAGGCCGCCTGTGCGGCTACACCGACCGGCTGGTCGACGCGCTGCTCAGCGATCCCTTCGACGCCGCACCGGCCCGCGACGTCGGGGTCGACCTGGTCGGCGTGCACTTCACCAGCGCCGAGTCCCTGGCCAGGACCGTCGACCTGATCGGCGCGAACCTGCTGCGCACGCTCAAGCTCGGCCCCGGACCGGACTGGGACTGCCGCATCGCGGCGCTGCAGGGCGCGGTCTGCTCCGGGTTCGTCCAGGCCGTGCGCAAGCGCACCCTCGACGAGCAGGAGGCCATCCGGCAGGCGGTGCTCGACGCCCGCGACTCCGTCGAACAGGCGCTGCGCACCAGCGAGGCGCGCTTCCGCGCCATCTTCACCGAGGCCGCGATCGGCATCGGCATCGCCGACATGAGCGGCCGGATCCTCGAGGTCAACGCTTCGCTGCGGCGGATCCTGGGCCGCCCGGCCGAGAAGCTGCGCGGCTCGATGGTCAACGACTGGATCCACCCGGCCGACAACGCCGGGATCTGGCGCCTCTACGAGGAGATGGTGCGCGGCGAGCGCGACCAGTACCGCGTGGAGAAGAAGTTCAGCAGGCCGGACGGCGGCACGGTGTGGACCGAGATGATCGTCTCGCTGGTGCGCGGCGAGGACGGTCTGCCGCTGTACCAGGTCGCGATGATCGAGGACGTCACCGACCGCAGGCTGCTCCAGGAACGGCTGCGCCACCAGGCCATGCACGACCCGCTGACCGGGCTGCCGAACCGGGCGCTGTTCCTGGAGAAGCTCGGCGTGGCGCTGGAGAACCACGGTCCGGGCGAGCGGGTGGCGCTGTGCTACATGGACCTCGACGGCTTCAAGGTGATCAACGACAGCCTCGGCCACCACGTCGGCGACGACCTGCTGGTCGCGGTGTCGGAGCGGCTGGCGCTCAGCGCGCGCGGCGAGAACCGGCTGGTCGCGCGGATGGGCGGCGACGAGTTCGTGATCCTCGTCCAGGACTCCCCGGGCACCGAGCAGGCCGTCGAGGTCGCCGACCGGGTGCTGGACGCGCTGGTCGAGCCGATCCGCATCGGCGGCCACGAGCTGTCGGTCTCGGCCAGCATCGGCATCGTCGAGCGCCCGGTGCGCGGCCAGACCGCGGCGGAGCTGATGCGCGACGCCGACGTGACGCTGTACTGGGCGAAGGCCGAGGGCAAGGGGCAGTGGGCGCTGTTCGACCCGGACCGCAACGCCACCGAGGTCGCCCAGTTCCGGCTGTCGGCGAAGATGCCCGCGGCGCTGGACAACGAGGAGTTCTACGTCGAGTACCAGCCGCTGATCGGCCTGCGCGACTTCGGCGTCGTGGGCGTGGAGGCGCTGGTCCGCTGGTGGCACCCGGAGCTGGGACGGCTCGGCCCGGACCGGTTCATCGGGCTCGCCGAGGAGACCGGCCTGATCGTGCCGCTGGGACGCTGGGTGCTGCGGCAGGCGTGCCGGCAGGCGCGGCAGTGGCAGGACGAGTTCGGCGACGCGGCGCCGTTCGTCAGCGTCAACCTCGCGGTCCGCCAGTCCCGCGACCCGAAGCTGGTGGACGACGTCGCCGCGATCCTGCGGGAGACCGGGCTGGAACCGTCGAGGCTGCAGCTCGAGCTGACCGAGAGCGCGATCATGGGCACCGCCGACGAGCCGCTGGACGCGCTGCGCGCGCTGTCCAGGATGGGTGTGCGCATCGCCATCGACGACTTCGGCACCGGCTACTCGAACCTGGCCTACCTGCGGCACCTGCCGGTGCACGAGCTGAAGATCGCCGGGTCGTTCATGGAGGGCCTTCGCGACGCGGAGCGCGCCGACCCGGTCGACGCGCGCATCGTCGGCACCCTCGTCGACCTCGCGCACGCGCTGGGGCTGACGGTCACCGCGGAGGGCGTGGAGACCCACGCGCAGGCCCGCCGGGTGGCCGACATCGGGTGCGAGACGGGGCAGGGCTACTTCTTCGCGCGTCCCTGCTCGCCCGAGCGGATCAACGCGATCATCGCCGACCACTTGGCATGA
- a CDS encoding lysozyme: MSNQADDADMGSQIRKHEGGDPEAAPQDVDAQATVAGIDVSGHQKNVDWQYWWNQGKRFAYVKATEGTGYKNPYFAQQYNGSYNIGMIRGAYHFALPDRSSGAAQANYFVDNGGGWSKDGKTLPGALDMEYNPYGGTCYGKTPAQMTAWIKDFSDTYHARTGRWPVIYTSTSWWSSCVNGDFSSTNPLWVARYASSVGKLPYNWGFHTIWQYSSSPIDQNSFNGGYDRLQALANG; this comes from the coding sequence ATGAGCAACCAGGCAGACGACGCCGACATGGGCTCACAGATCCGCAAGCACGAAGGCGGAGACCCCGAGGCGGCACCGCAGGACGTCGACGCGCAGGCGACCGTGGCGGGCATCGACGTCAGCGGCCACCAGAAGAACGTCGACTGGCAGTACTGGTGGAACCAGGGCAAGCGCTTCGCCTACGTCAAGGCGACCGAGGGAACGGGTTACAAGAACCCGTACTTCGCCCAGCAGTACAACGGCTCCTACAACATCGGCATGATCCGCGGCGCGTACCACTTCGCGCTGCCGGACCGATCCAGCGGCGCGGCCCAGGCCAACTACTTCGTCGACAACGGCGGCGGCTGGTCGAAGGACGGCAAGACGCTTCCGGGTGCGCTGGACATGGAGTACAACCCCTACGGCGGCACCTGCTACGGCAAGACGCCGGCGCAGATGACCGCGTGGATCAAGGACTTCAGCGACACCTACCACGCCCGCACCGGGCGCTGGCCCGTCATCTACACCAGCACCAGCTGGTGGAGCTCGTGCGTCAACGGCGACTTCAGCTCGACCAACCCGCTGTGGGTCGCCCGGTACGCAAGCTCGGTGGGCAAGCTGCCGTACAACTGGGGATTCCACACCATCTGGCAGTACAGCTCGTCCCCGATCGACCAGAACTCCTTCAACGGCGGCTACGACCGCCTGCAGGCACTGGCCAACGGCTGA
- a CDS encoding pentapeptide repeat-containing protein codes for MRDRRLPLTITLAVLALAGASTALLVFDPRVNSADALRTGGLAAGSVVALYALWLNDRRRVVEERRQELEAERQRLDSERYALEQRRQELEDRRTGHDRERVADERFARSVELLGHDADQVRVGALHALAGLAAGNPAYTQTVLDVLCSYLRRPFDHPKWTSPGDLPEDDADWPEIPHELERERHVRQTAQRLITDLLPTTGDDDPVVYDLDLTRAWLERFNLSNRVVGRIAAYRCRFRHTTNFKGARIHGDVALRDSRFLGRIRADGAVFLGGLQLHGCATSEPCSFDGTEFHGTLDLKHVEAAECFYLRGTFFGGELDLRHARLDGGLEFSPGTEPTRTHLHDIRVSGESSVPVGWELVASADDGYLVRESAA; via the coding sequence ATGCGTGATCGCCGCCTGCCGTTGACCATCACCCTCGCGGTACTGGCGCTGGCCGGCGCCAGTACCGCGCTGCTGGTTTTCGACCCCCGCGTGAACAGTGCCGACGCGCTTCGCACCGGAGGTCTCGCGGCCGGTTCGGTCGTCGCGCTCTACGCGCTGTGGCTCAACGACCGGCGCCGCGTGGTCGAGGAGCGCCGCCAGGAGCTCGAAGCCGAGCGGCAGCGGCTGGACAGCGAGCGCTACGCGCTGGAGCAGCGCCGCCAGGAGCTGGAGGACCGGCGCACCGGGCACGACCGGGAACGCGTCGCGGACGAACGCTTCGCCCGTTCCGTCGAGCTGCTGGGCCACGACGCCGACCAGGTGCGGGTAGGCGCGCTGCACGCGCTGGCCGGGCTGGCCGCCGGCAACCCGGCCTACACCCAGACCGTCCTCGACGTGCTGTGCTCGTACCTGCGCAGGCCCTTCGACCATCCGAAGTGGACCTCGCCCGGCGACCTGCCGGAGGACGATGCGGACTGGCCGGAGATCCCGCACGAGCTGGAGCGCGAACGGCACGTGCGCCAGACCGCGCAACGCCTGATCACCGACCTGCTGCCCACCACCGGCGACGACGACCCCGTGGTCTACGACCTCGACCTGACCAGGGCGTGGCTGGAGCGCTTCAACCTGTCGAACCGGGTCGTCGGGCGGATCGCGGCCTACAGGTGCCGGTTCCGGCACACGACGAACTTCAAGGGTGCGCGGATCCACGGCGACGTGGCGTTGCGGGACAGCCGCTTCCTCGGGCGGATCCGCGCCGACGGCGCGGTGTTCCTCGGCGGGCTGCAACTGCACGGCTGCGCCACCTCCGAGCCGTGCAGCTTCGACGGCACCGAGTTCCACGGCACGCTGGACCTCAAGCACGTCGAGGCCGCCGAGTGCTTCTACCTGCGGGGGACGTTCTTCGGAGGTGAGCTGGACCTGCGCCACGCCCGCCTCGACGGCGGGCTGGAGTTCTCCCCGGGCACCGAACCCACCCGGACGCACCTGCACGACATCCGGGTGTCCGGGGAGTCGTCGGTGCCGGTGGGCTGGGAGCTGGTCGCCTCCGCCGATGACGGCTACCTGGTCAGGGAGTCCGCCGCGTGA
- a CDS encoding pentapeptide repeat-containing protein: protein MGERRAGLVVTIALAVLALVGVSSALLALDPRTTGADALRTGGLAAGSIVALYALWLNDRRRRVEEQRQDVERQRQELETRRAELDRDRVSDERFARAVELLGSEADQVRVGALHALAGLARSNPSYTQTVLDVLCSYLRRPFLHPRYGDAPAKPDDDGEWPGPATANAERKLQVRLSAQRIIADLLPAADDVAAPRYDLDLTGATLEYFDLSGRRIGTMTLRYARLYSTTNLSRCVVTGPAWFTGMTTGSGRLSSLFRCTMTEFQDRAWFSRVHLHGRAEFDGTTFGGRTKFADSTVEGSLAMTGCVFAGEANFKAVRLAGRVDVAGTTWQGEVPELRTDP, encoded by the coding sequence ATGGGTGAACGCAGGGCGGGGCTGGTCGTGACGATCGCGCTGGCGGTGCTGGCACTGGTCGGTGTCAGCTCCGCGTTGCTCGCCCTGGACCCCCGGACCACCGGCGCGGACGCGCTGCGGACCGGCGGGCTCGCGGCGGGGTCGATCGTCGCGCTCTACGCGCTGTGGCTCAACGACCGCAGGCGCCGCGTCGAGGAGCAGCGGCAGGACGTCGAGCGGCAGCGCCAGGAGCTGGAGACCCGGCGGGCGGAGCTGGACCGCGACCGCGTCTCCGACGAACGCTTCGCCCGCGCCGTCGAACTCCTCGGCAGCGAGGCCGACCAGGTCAGGGTCGGCGCGCTGCACGCGCTCGCAGGGCTCGCGCGCAGCAATCCCTCCTACACCCAGACCGTGCTCGACGTCCTGTGCTCCTACCTGCGGCGGCCGTTCCTGCACCCGCGCTACGGCGACGCACCGGCGAAACCGGACGACGACGGCGAGTGGCCCGGTCCGGCCACCGCCAACGCCGAGCGCAAGCTCCAGGTCCGGCTCAGCGCGCAGCGGATCATCGCCGATCTGCTGCCTGCCGCCGACGACGTCGCAGCGCCGCGCTACGACCTCGATCTCACCGGCGCCACGCTGGAGTACTTCGACCTGTCCGGCCGCCGGATCGGCACGATGACCCTGCGGTATGCGCGGCTCTACAGCACTACCAACCTGAGCCGCTGCGTCGTCACCGGCCCCGCGTGGTTCACCGGAATGACGACGGGATCAGGACGGCTGTCGAGTCTTTTTCGCTGCACCATGACGGAATTCCAGGACCGGGCGTGGTTCAGCAGGGTGCACTTGCACGGCCGGGCCGAATTCGACGGAACCACTTTCGGCGGCAGGACGAAGTTCGCGGACTCCACAGTGGAGGGATCGCTGGCGATGACCGGCTGCGTCTTCGCCGGCGAAGCGAACTTCAAAGCCGTCCGCCTCGCCGGTCGCGTGGACGTCGCAGGCACCACCTGGCAAGGGGAGGTGCCGGAACTCCGAACGGACCCGTGA
- the purL gene encoding phosphoribosylformylglycinamidine synthase subunit PurL encodes MTDTDLHVDSVQHAKSTPDTPQPYAELGLKDDEYARIREILGRRPTDAELAMYSVMWSEHCSYKSSKVHLKYFGETTTSEMKAKMLAGIGENAGVVDIGDGWAVTFKLESHNHPSYVEPYQGAATGVGGIVRDIMAMGARPVAVADPLRFGPADAPDTKRVLPGVVAGVGGYGNCLGLPNIGGEVVFDESYASNPLVNAMCVGVMKTEDLHLAHASGTGNKIILFGARTGLDGIGGVSVLASETFEGDESGAGRKKLPSVQVGDPFAEKVLIECCLELYHSGLVVGIQDLGGAGLSCATSELASAGDGGMRVDLDQVPLRAKGMNPAEILSSESQERMCAVVKPSDVDAFMDVCAKWDVTATVIGEVTEGENLEIYWHDELVVDVPPRTVAHQGPVYERPVERPAEQDLISADSAATLARPSTADELRETVLRMAASPNLCSRAWVTDQYDRYVRGNTVLAQPSDGGVLRIDEETGRGIAVATDCNARYTRLDPYAGAQLALAEAYRNVATTGATPLAVTNCLNFGSPEDPGVMWQFQQAVRGLADGCRELGIPVTGGNVSFYNQTGSKPILPTPVVGVLGTIDDVTRRIPTGIGGEQGETLILLGETREEFGGSEWAKVVHDHLGGTPPKVDLAREKLLAEVLVAGSRDGMISAAHDLSEGGLAQALVETALIGETGARVVLPEDADPFVWLFSESAGRVLVAVPRSEELRFTEMCSARSLPWAKVGVADAGSKSLEIQDIADIPLAELREAWEGTLPKLFG; translated from the coding sequence GTGACCGACACCGACCTGCACGTGGACAGCGTCCAACACGCGAAGTCCACTCCCGACACCCCGCAGCCCTACGCGGAGCTGGGGCTCAAGGACGACGAGTACGCCCGCATCCGGGAGATCCTGGGCCGCAGGCCCACCGACGCCGAGCTGGCGATGTACTCGGTGATGTGGAGCGAGCACTGCTCCTACAAGTCGTCGAAGGTGCACCTGAAGTACTTCGGCGAGACCACGACCTCGGAGATGAAGGCGAAGATGCTCGCCGGCATCGGCGAGAACGCCGGGGTGGTCGACATCGGCGACGGCTGGGCGGTGACGTTCAAGCTGGAGAGCCACAACCACCCCTCCTACGTCGAGCCCTACCAGGGCGCGGCCACCGGTGTCGGCGGCATCGTCCGCGACATCATGGCGATGGGCGCGCGGCCGGTCGCGGTCGCCGACCCGCTGCGCTTCGGGCCCGCCGACGCCCCCGACACCAAGCGGGTGCTGCCGGGCGTGGTGGCCGGTGTCGGCGGCTACGGCAACTGCCTGGGGCTGCCCAACATCGGCGGCGAGGTCGTCTTCGACGAGAGCTACGCGAGCAACCCGCTGGTCAACGCGATGTGCGTCGGCGTGATGAAGACCGAGGACCTGCACCTCGCGCACGCCAGCGGCACCGGCAACAAGATCATCCTGTTCGGCGCCCGGACCGGTCTGGACGGCATCGGCGGCGTTTCGGTGCTGGCCTCGGAGACCTTCGAGGGCGACGAGAGCGGCGCCGGCCGCAAGAAGCTGCCCAGCGTCCAGGTCGGCGACCCGTTCGCCGAGAAGGTGCTCATCGAGTGCTGCCTGGAGCTGTACCACTCGGGCCTGGTCGTGGGCATCCAGGACCTCGGCGGCGCCGGGCTCTCCTGCGCCACCTCCGAGCTGGCCTCCGCCGGTGACGGCGGCATGCGGGTGGACCTGGACCAGGTGCCGCTGCGCGCCAAGGGGATGAACCCGGCCGAGATCCTCTCCAGCGAGTCCCAGGAACGCATGTGCGCGGTCGTGAAGCCGTCCGATGTGGACGCCTTCATGGACGTGTGCGCCAAGTGGGACGTCACCGCGACCGTCATCGGCGAGGTCACCGAGGGCGAGAACCTGGAGATCTACTGGCACGACGAGCTGGTGGTGGACGTGCCGCCGCGCACCGTCGCCCACCAGGGCCCGGTCTACGAGCGGCCCGTGGAGCGCCCGGCCGAGCAGGACCTGATCTCCGCCGACAGCGCGGCGACCCTGGCCCGGCCGTCCACGGCGGACGAGCTGCGCGAGACCGTGCTGCGGATGGCCGCCTCGCCGAACCTCTGCTCGCGGGCGTGGGTCACCGACCAGTACGACCGCTACGTGCGCGGCAACACCGTGCTCGCCCAGCCGTCGGACGGCGGCGTGCTGCGAATCGACGAGGAGACCGGCCGCGGCATCGCGGTCGCCACCGACTGCAACGCCCGCTACACCAGGCTCGACCCGTACGCGGGCGCGCAGCTCGCGCTGGCCGAGGCGTACCGCAACGTCGCCACCACCGGTGCGACGCCGCTGGCGGTCACCAACTGCCTGAACTTCGGTTCGCCGGAGGACCCGGGCGTGATGTGGCAGTTCCAGCAGGCGGTGCGCGGGCTGGCCGACGGCTGCCGGGAGCTGGGCATCCCGGTCACCGGCGGCAACGTCAGCTTCTACAACCAGACCGGCAGCAAGCCGATCCTGCCGACGCCGGTCGTCGGCGTGCTGGGCACCATCGACGACGTGACCCGCCGCATCCCCACCGGCATCGGCGGTGAGCAGGGCGAGACGCTGATCCTGCTCGGTGAGACCCGCGAGGAGTTCGGCGGGTCGGAGTGGGCCAAGGTCGTGCACGACCACCTCGGCGGCACGCCGCCGAAGGTCGACCTGGCCCGGGAGAAGCTGCTGGCCGAGGTGCTGGTCGCCGGTTCCCGCGACGGCATGATCTCCGCGGCGCACGACCTCTCCGAGGGCGGCCTCGCGCAGGCGCTGGTGGAGACCGCGCTGATCGGCGAGACCGGTGCGCGCGTGGTGCTCCCGGAGGACGCGGACCCGTTCGTCTGGCTGTTCTCCGAGTCGGCCGGCCGGGTGCTGGTCGCGGTGCCGCGCAGCGAGGAGCTGCGGTTCACCGAGATGTGCTCGGCGCGTTCGCTGCCGTGGGCCAAGGTCGGTGTCGCCGACGCCGGCTCGAAGAGCCTGGAGATCCAGGACATCGCCGACATCCCGCTCGCCGAGCTCCGCGAGGCGTGGGAGGGCACCCTGCCGAAGCTGTTCGGCTGA
- the purQ gene encoding phosphoribosylformylglycinamidine synthase subunit PurQ, with the protein MSPAEGSSAGARVGVVTFPGTLDDVDAQRAVRRAGAEAVPLWHGDHDLRGVDAVVVPGGFSYGDYLRCGAIAKFAPVMTEIVAAAGKGMPVLGVCNGFQVLCEAGLLPGVLTRNEGLHYVCRDQWLKVENNTSAWTTRYERGAELLIPVKHGEGNYVADEAVLDELEGEGRVLFRYAGENPNGSRRGIAGITDARGRVAGMMPHPEHAIDPLTGPTDDGLGMFLSVLDALVAA; encoded by the coding sequence ATGAGCCCGGCGGAGGGCTCGAGCGCGGGCGCCAGGGTCGGTGTCGTCACCTTCCCCGGCACCCTCGACGACGTCGACGCCCAGCGCGCGGTGCGCCGCGCCGGCGCCGAGGCCGTGCCGCTGTGGCACGGCGACCACGACCTGCGCGGTGTCGACGCCGTCGTGGTGCCCGGCGGGTTCTCCTACGGCGACTACCTGCGCTGCGGCGCGATCGCCAAGTTCGCGCCGGTGATGACCGAGATCGTCGCGGCCGCGGGCAAGGGCATGCCGGTGCTCGGCGTGTGCAACGGCTTCCAGGTGCTGTGCGAGGCGGGTCTGCTGCCCGGCGTGCTCACCCGCAACGAGGGCCTGCACTACGTGTGCCGCGACCAGTGGCTGAAGGTGGAGAACAACACCAGCGCCTGGACGACCCGCTACGAGCGCGGTGCCGAGCTGCTGATCCCGGTCAAGCACGGCGAGGGCAACTACGTCGCCGACGAGGCCGTGCTCGACGAGCTCGAGGGCGAGGGCCGGGTGCTGTTCCGCTACGCCGGGGAGAACCCGAACGGATCGCGCCGCGGCATCGCGGGCATCACCGACGCCCGCGGCCGGGTGGCGGGCATGATGCCGCACCCCGAGCACGCGATCGACCCGCTGACCGGGCCCACCGACGACGGCCTCGGCATGTTCCTGTCCGTTCTGGATGCACTGGTGGCAGCGTGA
- the purS gene encoding phosphoribosylformylglycinamidine synthase subunit PurS, with protein MARVVVDVMPKQEILDPQGQAVANALPRLGFEGISEVRQGKRFELEVADSVDDATLARIAETLLANPVIEDFAVRRVDA; from the coding sequence GTGGCCCGAGTCGTTGTCGACGTCATGCCGAAGCAGGAGATCCTCGACCCCCAAGGTCAGGCGGTGGCCAACGCGCTGCCCCGGCTCGGTTTCGAGGGGATCTCCGAAGTCCGCCAGGGGAAGCGTTTCGAGCTGGAGGTCGCCGACTCCGTCGACGACGCGACGCTCGCCAGGATCGCCGAGACCCTGCTCGCCAACCCCGTGATCGAGGACTTCGCCGTCCGGCGGGTGGACGCATGA
- a CDS encoding NAD-dependent epimerase/dehydratase family protein has translation MRLLVLGGTEFLSYAVAADAVRRGHEVVCAARGVTGPVPEGARLVKVDRDAPGSVDVLAGERFDAVVDVAKMSYPWVRDALAAVGSTAGHWTFVSTVNVYAETATATGELLEPLTEPPAEIPDDQLAGVYGAIKVASENAVRDTVGDRAFIVRPGLITGARDATDRFGYWAARFARGGRVLVPDEPAQPIQHIDVVALAKWIVDSAEQRTTGTFDATGPVLELGSLLREVAVLVAPEDTELAAVAPADLAEAGVNPWSGPKSLPFWAPKTHYGVVTRDGSAAWGAGLGIRPLVGTVQDALDTERRLGTDRERKAGLTRGEEAALLADLPQRAW, from the coding sequence ATGAGACTCCTCGTGCTCGGTGGAACCGAGTTCCTGTCCTACGCGGTCGCCGCCGACGCCGTGCGCCGCGGCCACGAAGTCGTGTGCGCCGCGCGCGGCGTCACCGGCCCGGTGCCGGAAGGCGCGCGCCTGGTCAAGGTCGACCGAGACGCCCCTGGGAGCGTCGACGTGCTCGCGGGCGAGCGCTTCGACGCCGTCGTGGACGTCGCCAAGATGTCCTACCCGTGGGTGCGGGACGCGCTGGCGGCGGTCGGCTCGACGGCCGGGCACTGGACGTTCGTCTCGACGGTCAACGTCTACGCGGAGACCGCGACGGCGACCGGCGAGCTGCTGGAACCGCTGACCGAGCCGCCCGCCGAGATCCCCGACGACCAGCTCGCCGGGGTCTACGGCGCGATCAAGGTCGCGAGCGAGAACGCGGTGCGCGACACCGTCGGCGACCGCGCGTTCATCGTCCGGCCCGGGCTGATCACCGGCGCGCGGGACGCCACCGACCGCTTCGGGTACTGGGCCGCCCGGTTCGCGCGCGGCGGCCGGGTGCTGGTCCCCGACGAGCCGGCGCAGCCGATCCAGCACATCGACGTCGTGGCGCTGGCGAAGTGGATCGTCGACTCCGCGGAGCAGCGCACCACCGGCACCTTCGACGCCACCGGGCCGGTCCTCGAGCTGGGCTCCCTGCTGCGGGAGGTCGCGGTACTCGTCGCGCCGGAGGACACCGAACTCGCCGCGGTCGCACCCGCCGACCTGGCCGAGGCGGGCGTCAACCCTTGGTCGGGCCCGAAGTCGCTGCCGTTCTGGGCACCGAAGACCCACTACGGCGTGGTCACCCGCGACGGCTCCGCCGCCTGGGGCGCCGGGCTCGGCATCCGGCCGCTCGTCGGCACCGTCCAGGACGCCCTCGACACCGAACGCCGGCTCGGCACCGACCGGGAGCGCAAGGCCGGGCTCACGCGGGGGGAGGAGGCCGCCCTGCTGGCCGACTTGCCGCAACGCGCCTGGTGA
- a CDS encoding MBL fold metallo-hydrolase has translation MQITHFGHSCVLLETGSARLLLDPGTFSPGFEDLRDLDGVLITHQHPDHLDFDRVPALLEHNPHARFIADHGSAEIAESKGFGVTTASPGDTLSFGTTTVDVVGGKHAVIHPDLPLVDNIGYLVDGGAFYHPGDSFHVPQQRVDVLGLPTGAPWLKLSEAVDFLRAVRPRVAVPIHEAVLARPEMHYRMFEQLGPEDTTVNVLDREVPTRF, from the coding sequence GTGCAGATCACCCACTTCGGACATTCCTGCGTGCTGCTGGAGACCGGTTCGGCGCGGCTGCTGCTGGACCCCGGCACGTTCTCGCCGGGCTTCGAGGACCTGCGGGACCTCGACGGCGTCCTGATCACCCACCAGCACCCGGACCACCTCGACTTCGACCGGGTGCCCGCGCTGCTGGAGCACAACCCGCACGCCCGCTTCATCGCCGACCACGGCTCGGCCGAGATCGCCGAGAGCAAGGGCTTCGGGGTCACCACCGCCTCCCCGGGGGACACGCTGTCCTTCGGCACCACGACGGTCGACGTCGTCGGCGGCAAGCACGCCGTGATCCACCCGGACCTCCCGCTGGTAGACAACATCGGCTACCTGGTCGACGGCGGCGCCTTCTACCACCCGGGCGACTCGTTCCACGTGCCGCAGCAGCGGGTGGACGTGCTCGGCCTGCCGACGGGCGCCCCGTGGCTGAAGCTCTCCGAGGCGGTGGACTTCCTGCGCGCGGTCCGGCCGCGCGTCGCGGTGCCGATCCACGAGGCGGTGCTGGCCCGCCCCGAGATGCACTACCGGATGTTCGAGCAGCTCGGCCCCGAGGACACGACCGTGAACGTCCTCGACCGCGAGGTGCCGACCCGGTTCTGA
- a CDS encoding ATPase, which translates to MRIRNTKRAWLVATAVTAAVGLGGAGVALAGETGAPPAQQQAPGQPGAVPGQGPAAGPCVDDDRDDRFDDDRFDDRDDRFDNDADDRFDDCDDRYDDDRFDNPADDHDDRFDDPADDRDDHHDDADDVAGRDD; encoded by the coding sequence ATGCGTATTCGCAACACGAAGCGGGCCTGGCTGGTGGCGACCGCGGTGACGGCGGCGGTGGGACTCGGCGGCGCCGGTGTGGCGCTGGCTGGCGAGACCGGCGCGCCTCCGGCGCAGCAGCAGGCGCCCGGACAGCCCGGTGCGGTGCCCGGCCAGGGCCCGGCTGCCGGGCCCTGCGTCGACGACGACCGGGACGACCGGTTCGATGACGACAGGTTCGACGATCGGGACGACCGGTTCGACAACGACGCCGACGACCGCTTCGACGACTGCGATGACCGGTACGACGACGACCGGTTCGACAACCCGGCCGACGACCACGACGACCGGTTCGACGACCCGGCCGACGACCGCGACGACCACCACGACGACGCCGACGACGTCGCCGGACGCGACGACTGA